The Bradyrhizobium barranii subsp. barranii genome segment TTGGGCGCCGAACGGAAGATGCCCCAAAAACGAGTCGAGGCGGCTGAGGAATTGGCCGGCGGGCGGCACCGAAATGATCGTTTTCGTTTCGACCTTGGCAAAGCCGGCGTCCGCAAACATTCGCCGCAGCTTCCCGGGCCGCAACAACACCGCGTCCTTGTCGATGTCGCAGGTCTTCACAATGTACTGTGTCGCCGGGTTATAGGGATTGTGCTCGAATACGAGCACCAGCCCGCCGGCCTTTGTCACGCGAAATATCTCCGCGACGAACCCCGTCCATTGCGGCGGCGGCACATGATGCATGACGCATACGGTGAACACGATGGAGAATTGCCCGTCGCGATAAGGCAGTCGGGCTCCGTCAAACGTCGAATAGTGCACGAAAGGATGCCGCGCCGCTGCAAGCTCGACGCTCTGCGCCGATACGTCGATGCCGTGCAGTTCGCGGAACTTTCCTTCGAGGCCGGGATGATACGCGCCGAGCCCGCAGCCGAGGTCCAGAACATCCAGCTCTGTCTGATCAGGAAAATGCTCTCTGCCGAGCCGCAAGATGTGCTCGCGCTTGATGTCGATGTAGAACGAGTGCTCACGCCCGGCAAAGGCAAGCGCCGAATTGATCTTGTCCTCGTAGTCGCCGGCGACGTTGTCAAAATCCGTCGCGACCTGTGCCTGCGTCACCTGAGAGGTCTTCTGTTCGGTCATTCCGACTCTCCCGTTGCAACAGTCTGCTCGCGCCTGCCGCGGACGGCAAACACCCAGCCGCGCAGCAGGAAGAAATTCAGCACGGGTATGATCATGCAAACGCCAATTGCACCGGTCAGATAGGGCCAATGCAGCAGGTCGACGCTAAGCGCCATCACGCACCAGGAAACCAAAAGCCCGGCCAGGGACATAACCACGAAGCGAGCAACCTGGTCGAAGGAATGGCCATCGACCCGGAAGGTGAAGCAGCTCTGCATCAGGTACGAGATGGCGACCGAGATGACGTACGCGCACACCGACG includes the following:
- a CDS encoding class I SAM-dependent methyltransferase yields the protein MHDHTRAEFLPAARLGVCRPRQARADCCNGRVGMTEQKTSQVTQAQVATDFDNVAGDYEDKINSALAFAGREHSFYIDIKREHILRLGREHFPDQTELDVLDLGCGLGAYHPGLEGKFRELHGIDVSAQSVELAAARHPFVHYSTFDGARLPYRDGQFSIVFTVCVMHHVPPPQWTGFVAEIFRVTKAGGLVLVFEHNPYNPATQYIVKTCDIDKDAVLLRPGKLRRMFADAGFAKVETKTIISVPPAGQFLSRLDSFLGHLPFGAQYYLSGVKPPA
- a CDS encoding GtrA family protein yields the protein MNGTGTTSGLFALMTSSSMRLIMRFGVSGVTTTLAYFVLTNAFVLSRMMTPVLSSVCAYVISVAISYLMQSCFTFRVDGHSFDQVARFVVMSLAGLLVSWCVMALSVDLLHWPYLTGAIGVCMIIPVLNFFLLRGWVFAVRGRREQTVATGESE